Part of the Poecilia reticulata strain Guanapo linkage group LG2, Guppy_female_1.0+MT, whole genome shotgun sequence genome is shown below.
CTGCTCTTGTTGGTTTGTTAAAGCCGAGCCGTTGGCATGCCACTCTGTCTGCAGGCGTCCATTACAGCAGGCCAGCTGACCTCCAGCAGCCCAGGGGTCACCATCGTGCAGCTCCCCAACGGTCAGACGGTGCAGGTACACGGCGTGATCCAGGCGGCTCAGCCCTCCGTCATCCAGTCGCCTCAAGTCCAGGCCGTTCAGGTACGCCGCTAACTCGCCTCGCCTCGCCACACCTGACCAGGCCTCTGCCACTCAAAGCCCTCTGCTCTTCCAGATCTCCACTGTGGAGAGCGAGGACTCCCAGGAGTCTGTGGACAGCGTCACGGATTCTCAGAAAAGGAGAGAGATTCTGTCCAGACGGCCGTCCTACAggtcagagaggaagaggaagactTCTCTGATGTTTCAGCACCAAACCTTCATCGTCTGCTCTGATCCTCCCAAACAGGAAGATTCTCAACGACCTGTCGTCTGACGCTCCCGCCGTGCCTCGCATCGAGGAGGAGAAATCTGAAGACGACTCCGGTCCAGCCATCACCACGGTTACCATGCCCACCCCCATCTATCAGACCAGCAGTGGGCAGTACAGTAAGTTTAATCGTGAGATGGTggggtgtgtgtggggtggTTCAGGTGTGATCTGTGGAAGCTGAAGCGGTGGTTCCCCCTACAGTTGCCATCACGCAGGGAGGGGCCATCCAGCTGGCCAGCAACGGCACAGACGGGGTCCAGGGCCTGCAAACCCTCACCATGGCCAACGCCGCCGCCTCGCAGCCTGGCACCACCATCCTGCAGTACGCCCAGACTAGCGATGGCCAGCAGATCCTCGTCCCCAGCAACCAGGTCGTCGTTCAAGGTGAAACCAAGGACACCCTCTGCTAGTTTACCCAGCAACTTCACTGTGTTTCACTGACTCGATCCGTCGTCACGGCGCTgcgccacttcctgtttgtttcaaaCGTATCCAGCATGTCTGTCGGTTTCCTccaatcagctgcttctggtGACGTCCAGGCCTATCAGATCCGGACAGCTCCAACCAGCACCATCACGCCGGGCGTCGTCATGGCAGCGTCTCCTGCGTTGGGAACAGGAGGTGGTACAGAGGAAGTCACACGGAAAAGGGAGGTCCGGTTAATGAAAAACAGGTGCTGGTTACCGTTTTGAAgtgataacatttttttttttttgttgtttttttttaagtaatacgAAACTTTATTggactgtgtgtgtgacacAGGGAGGCAGCCCGGGAGTGTCGCAGGAAGAAGAAGGAGTATGTGAAGTGTTTGGAGAACCGCGTGGCTGTACTGgagaaccagaacaaaacccTCATCGAGGAGCTCAAAGCCCTCAAAGACTTGTACTGCCACAAATCAGAGTAGAGCGCCCCCCATGTACAGAGACTCCGCWCAGAGCCGCACCCAGAAGCCACTCCTCCTTTTCTACGTTTCCTgctttcttacaaaaaaaaaaaaaaaactgctgataAATCTGACAGTGGGAATTACTGAGACATAAAACACACCTGTCCCTCTTTACGCATTGCTTTTCCTTCACAAGAGGACAGGGAACGTTTCAGAGCTCATGGAAAGCATTCCAGTCACTGGGGCCCAATCAAGCTGGGCTGAATCACCAGCAAGGAGAAAGTGACATCAGCCACCTCCCAAAATGCCGGTCACTCGGATAACTCAGAGGTTACGTTTGTATTCCTAACTTGCATTAATCTGTTACCTAATCACGCTATGAACTGTAGGTGGGTCGTTTTGTCTCTGACTTGTATTTGTTTATTCTCAGTTTATTTGCTTCTGTGACgccatgttttaattttttttttttctacatatgcCTTTTTAGGACAAACAGCTAAATATGAACtgtaaaatgcagctttaaaattaCAGTATTGAAATTGGGAAACATTTGAGACaccatttgtcttttttctagaacataaaaatattaaagctaaATCATTTTGATGATAgcgcaatgtttttttttttcttttttgctgttaagtgaatttaaaaaactcatgaacatttatttttaaaacttttaactttttttttcacttaaaagaccttttgcaataaaaatgaatatctGCATATAGTAAAGTTAAAGGTACAcctgtaaattagtttttttttctgtattcagACATAATTGGTAGGGCTTTTTTTATCAGGttcaaaagttatttaaattaatctaatttgaaaaagtcataatttaatgcagaaaaattGATAAATAATGAGGAAATGTAGCCCAATGACAGTTCCGACAGGTGACCTCGCATGTCACAGGCCCAAATAATCacccctccaccaccgtgcttaACAGTTGGTGTACTTGGTTTTTAACTCAACTTTTAAAATTGGGCCCTAACTTTGAtaaatgacattgttttttaagtatATGACTATTAGGGTCAGTCTAAGAGAATActtttttaattacaagaataaactcataatatgagaatagacacagttaaaatgaaaagtcaTCTAActtgccagttttttttcctcttctacATAGACTGTTCAAAGTCCTGCTaataattttatgctttttaaaatgatgcaattCCGTATTTGTTAA
Proteins encoded:
- the LOC103473381 gene encoding cyclic AMP-responsive element-binding protein 1-like, which codes for MKMEASSEVQQSGEAAVSESEAQQITLAQASITAGQLTSSSPGVTIVQLPNGQTVQVHGVIQAAQPSVIQSPQVQAVQISTVESEDSQESVDSVTDSQKRREILSRRPSYRKILNDLSSDAPAVPRIEEEKSEDDSGPAITTVTMPTPIYQTSSGQYIAITQGGAIQLASNGTDGVQGLQTLTMANAAASQPGTTILQYAQTSDGQQILVPSNQVVVQAASGDVQAYQIRTAPTSTITPGVVMAASPALGTGGGTEEVTRKREVRLMKNREAARECRRKKKEYVKCLENRVAVLENQNKTLIEELKALKDLYCHKSE